The Bifidobacterium animalis subsp. animalis ATCC 25527 genome has a segment encoding these proteins:
- the rimI gene encoding ribosomal protein S18-alanine N-acetyltransferase yields the protein MIVDANTLERTTVCSQIAKMEQQLFGKGAWSNTLIDEELSAPHRSYYVNVDDEGTIDAYAGLWYDGYDAQIMTIGVSPERQRQGIATQLLNQLIAKANELHAERMLLEVRVDNEPALTLYRHFGFETMGIRKRYYQPENKDAYTMSLTLCDHRPAGFAIPSNTQC from the coding sequence ATGATCGTCGACGCCAACACGCTCGAGCGCACCACGGTATGCTCGCAAATAGCCAAGATGGAACAACAACTGTTCGGCAAAGGAGCATGGAGCAACACACTCATAGACGAAGAGCTCAGCGCACCACACCGCAGCTACTATGTGAACGTGGACGACGAAGGAACCATAGACGCATACGCCGGCCTCTGGTACGACGGATACGACGCACAGATCATGACCATAGGCGTCAGCCCCGAACGCCAACGACAAGGCATAGCCACCCAACTGCTCAACCAGCTCATCGCCAAGGCCAACGAACTCCACGCCGAACGCATGCTGCTCGAAGTGCGCGTCGACAACGAACCGGCACTCACCCTGTACCGCCACTTCGGATTCGAAACCATGGGAATCCGCAAACGCTACTACCAGCCGGAAAACAAAGACGCCTACACCATGAGTCTCACCCTGTGCGACCACCGACCCGCAGGATTCGCCATACCATCGAACACACAATGCTGA
- the tsaB gene encoding tRNA (adenosine(37)-N6)-threonylcarbamoyltransferase complex dimerization subunit type 1 TsaB: MNTLVIDTSFGSTVGITGHEPICEQDSRTHVEKLQHDIAQVCAEAKIQPHDIERIVVGIGPAPFTGLRAGIVAAKAIAYATGAQLLGQDSLSGQATMMQVAYNGDPNLLNTAIFGNWNAPANAGAALHLTLSVNDARRKQLYYTLLANTNADTKDERIQLDMNIDTPSNIAAKVSAAVATMQQRHPDQPIAVDIVGHGASKYEQIWNQQPWHGITLDHSLLDTGAWGVKAFAALAEHDADADANLRPIEPLYLRRPDVSVPNPLKHVLNHEGAHRNEANA, from the coding sequence ATGAACACGTTAGTCATCGACACATCATTCGGATCCACAGTAGGCATAACCGGGCATGAACCAATCTGCGAACAGGATTCGCGCACACACGTGGAAAAACTGCAGCACGACATCGCGCAAGTCTGCGCAGAGGCGAAAATACAACCTCACGACATCGAGCGCATAGTCGTAGGAATAGGCCCGGCACCCTTCACCGGACTACGCGCAGGCATCGTGGCAGCCAAGGCAATCGCCTATGCCACCGGAGCACAACTCCTCGGACAGGATTCCCTAAGCGGACAGGCCACCATGATGCAAGTGGCCTACAACGGCGATCCGAACCTGCTGAACACAGCCATATTCGGCAACTGGAATGCACCAGCCAATGCGGGCGCCGCGTTGCATCTGACCCTCAGCGTCAACGACGCGCGCCGCAAACAGCTCTACTACACCCTGCTCGCAAACACCAACGCAGACACCAAAGACGAACGCATCCAACTCGACATGAACATAGACACGCCATCGAACATCGCGGCCAAAGTAAGCGCAGCGGTCGCCACCATGCAGCAACGCCATCCCGACCAGCCGATCGCCGTCGACATAGTCGGACACGGTGCAAGCAAATACGAGCAAATCTGGAACCAACAACCCTGGCACGGAATCACCCTCGACCATTCACTCCTCGACACCGGCGCATGGGGGGTGAAAGCCTTCGCCGCACTCGCAGAACACGATGCCGACGCCGACGCCAATCTACGCCCCATCGAGCCCCTTTACCTGCGCAGACCCGACGTCAGCGTGCCCAACCCGCTCAAACATGTGCTCAACCACGAAGGAGCACATCGCAACGAGGCAAACGCATGA
- a CDS encoding ComEA family DNA-binding protein, which translates to MGIVYSGRRKGPDAVIVVRDGAVTRLRHLEGPSSRCMTADSSTGPGFSVQMPSVPLPPPPGAQDPSVTASNEQSSGGVREVSGDDQKASALLSSLTVVNDDDFEAERGGRRLERPRFELEPKHALLCIMVLVCALATTLTLLVQQASNMGALDTQATANASSHTTATASPSVRDSTPSTAAPEPSPSASDNKQDTLVNINTADEAQLQEIKGIGPVTAARIVEYRTQHGAFASLDDLVNVPGIGMKTVEKLRPWACAQ; encoded by the coding sequence ATGGGCATTGTCTATTCCGGACGGCGTAAAGGCCCGGACGCCGTCATCGTGGTGAGGGATGGGGCTGTGACGCGGCTGCGCCATCTGGAAGGGCCATCGTCTCGCTGCATGACAGCCGATTCATCCACCGGTCCAGGCTTCAGTGTTCAGATGCCGTCGGTGCCCCTGCCGCCACCTCCCGGTGCTCAGGACCCCTCGGTCACGGCAAGCAACGAGCAATCATCAGGTGGCGTGAGGGAAGTTTCTGGAGATGACCAGAAGGCGAGCGCACTGCTGTCGAGCCTGACCGTGGTGAACGATGACGATTTCGAAGCGGAACGTGGAGGCCGCCGTCTGGAACGACCCCGATTCGAACTCGAACCGAAGCATGCGCTGCTGTGCATCATGGTACTGGTCTGTGCACTGGCCACCACCCTGACCCTCCTGGTGCAGCAGGCCTCCAACATGGGCGCCTTGGACACGCAGGCCACGGCGAACGCGTCATCTCATACGACGGCCACGGCATCGCCATCCGTCCGGGATTCGACGCCATCCACGGCTGCACCGGAGCCGTCGCCATCGGCATCCGACAACAAGCAGGACACCTTGGTGAACATCAACACGGCAGACGAGGCGCAACTGCAGGAGATCAAGGGGATCGGGCCGGTGACGGCCGCGAGGATCGTCGAATACCGCACCCAGCATGGCGCCTTCGCCAGTCTCGACGACTTGGTGAATGTGCCGGGCATCGGCATGAAGACCGTAGAGAAGCTGAGACCATGGGCATGCGCACAATGA
- a CDS encoding ComEC/Rec2 family competence protein, with the protein MGMRTMTAPVCDREHRGIAGSRDLRMLPVAVGVWSATLLTRWICSQPGSGHDVFWQHGRMLQMACLAAASAAIFIALVLIPFIMKGTGKHHGLAVAHAHRTLCTLLTVCFAMLAATLATAARNLTEHADPVNVSASSSTERVNLTFTARSLPLATSMRGYDCQVDGNARSVVRHDVRRPSSRGVRVFARQPACGRIAQQGYYAIVGTIQEAAYGEMPIWVLADGGTMTVKDPPAPWRAIHRMRMAFLQTTRGLDDQGVVLVPGVTLGVLGHDAMVHCADGGVDDEYAELLQEQCRRAGIMHLMAVSGGHYALVGTLVMALGARLHWNRFVKAGALAMVYPMLTMVLAPSRSVTRAMLMSMLSLGFLVLGRRRQNVHLLCLTVVFGLLLDPSLASSYGFALSCAAVFGLSTACTRMTAWVSHLLPDRLAKPLAASCCAQLFAGPVQILMDNKVSIWSLPANLLVAPFVNAATILGLCSLFVAWMAPGVSRFLAWACSQCTTVIEYAARLFGSEESSTLAWMEGIPGAAVLIVTELTAWVLIVCIGDLLRAYDGTVTNGDGRPLRMPVRERLTQWFEHTFEMMGWLTWRR; encoded by the coding sequence ATGGGCATGCGCACAATGACGGCACCGGTATGCGACCGGGAGCACAGGGGGATCGCGGGCAGCCGAGACCTGCGCATGCTGCCGGTGGCTGTGGGCGTTTGGAGCGCCACATTGCTGACCCGATGGATATGCTCCCAACCCGGATCGGGGCATGACGTTTTCTGGCAGCATGGCCGCATGCTGCAAATGGCCTGCCTGGCGGCGGCATCGGCGGCCATCTTCATCGCACTGGTGCTCATTCCCTTCATAATGAAGGGGACGGGGAAACACCATGGATTGGCCGTGGCGCATGCTCACCGGACTCTGTGTACATTGCTGACGGTGTGTTTCGCCATGCTCGCGGCCACGCTTGCCACAGCGGCGCGAAACCTGACGGAGCATGCCGACCCGGTGAACGTGTCGGCATCCTCCTCCACGGAGCGTGTGAATCTGACGTTCACAGCACGATCACTGCCATTGGCGACGTCGATGAGGGGATACGACTGCCAGGTCGACGGCAATGCCCGGTCCGTCGTGCGCCATGACGTTCGACGCCCATCGTCCCGCGGTGTACGGGTGTTCGCCCGACAGCCGGCCTGTGGGCGCATCGCGCAGCAGGGGTACTACGCCATCGTCGGAACCATTCAGGAAGCGGCATATGGTGAGATGCCCATATGGGTGCTTGCAGACGGTGGCACGATGACCGTCAAGGATCCACCGGCGCCATGGCGTGCGATTCATCGGATGCGCATGGCATTCCTGCAAACGACCCGCGGACTCGACGATCAGGGCGTTGTGCTGGTTCCCGGCGTGACCTTGGGGGTACTCGGACACGATGCGATGGTGCACTGCGCAGATGGTGGAGTGGACGACGAATACGCTGAACTCCTGCAAGAACAATGTCGCCGTGCAGGCATCATGCATCTCATGGCCGTATCCGGAGGCCATTACGCCCTCGTCGGCACATTGGTGATGGCATTGGGGGCACGACTCCATTGGAACCGTTTTGTGAAGGCCGGTGCGCTCGCAATGGTCTACCCGATGCTCACGATGGTGCTTGCACCCAGCAGGTCGGTCACACGGGCGATGCTGATGTCGATGCTGTCTCTTGGATTCCTGGTGTTGGGGCGTCGCAGGCAAAATGTTCACCTGCTCTGCCTGACGGTGGTGTTCGGATTGCTGCTCGATCCGTCATTGGCTTCGAGTTACGGCTTCGCGTTGTCATGTGCGGCGGTGTTCGGCTTGTCGACGGCATGCACGCGTATGACGGCATGGGTGTCGCATCTGCTTCCGGACCGTTTGGCCAAACCGTTGGCGGCGTCATGCTGTGCACAGCTATTCGCTGGTCCCGTTCAGATTCTCATGGACAACAAGGTGTCGATATGGTCGCTGCCGGCGAATCTGCTGGTTGCACCATTCGTCAATGCCGCGACGATTCTGGGACTGTGCTCGTTGTTCGTCGCATGGATGGCGCCGGGCGTCTCACGATTCCTGGCATGGGCGTGCTCACAATGCACGACGGTCATCGAATATGCGGCACGTCTGTTCGGCTCGGAGGAGTCGAGCACCTTGGCATGGATGGAGGGTATACCAGGCGCTGCGGTGCTCATCGTGACGGAACTGACTGCATGGGTGCTGATCGTATGCATCGGGGACTTGCTGCGAGCCTATGACGGCACGGTCACCAACGGTGATGGCCGTCCCCTGCGCATGCCGGTCAGGGAACGCCTCACCCAATGGTTCGAACATACGTTCGAAATGATGGGGTGGCTGACATGGCGCAGATGA
- a CDS encoding M23 family metallopeptidase — protein sequence MVRLWMLRLLRMQHELLILALCLVCGAVVPLAVSSSEIHGMELVAGCTAIAGEMCHARMLSPVPDGLIVRGFDRPEWQWSPGHRGVDISLNGTHELLAPSDGAISFSGMVAGKSVVSIDTGPYTLTFEPAHTQLAVGDKVHRGKRFASVGGQSDHCGESCAHWGIKRTGRRDYLDPAWFLRPMQIRLVPYSE from the coding sequence ATGGTGAGATTGTGGATGCTGCGGTTGCTGCGGATGCAGCATGAACTGCTGATTCTGGCGCTATGCCTGGTTTGCGGTGCCGTTGTCCCGCTCGCTGTCTCGTCGAGTGAGATTCATGGCATGGAGCTCGTTGCTGGTTGTACGGCAATCGCAGGGGAAATGTGCCATGCTCGCATGCTGTCGCCCGTGCCCGACGGATTGATTGTCAGGGGGTTCGACCGGCCGGAATGGCAATGGAGCCCTGGGCATAGGGGAGTGGATATCTCGTTGAATGGTACGCATGAGTTGCTGGCACCCAGCGATGGGGCCATCAGTTTCAGCGGGATGGTGGCGGGGAAATCGGTGGTGAGTATCGACACAGGTCCGTACACGCTCACATTCGAACCGGCGCACACTCAACTGGCGGTAGGCGACAAAGTGCATCGCGGAAAGCGATTCGCCTCAGTCGGAGGCCAGAGCGACCACTGTGGGGAAAGTTGCGCGCATTGGGGTATCAAGCGCACTGGACGTAGGGACTATCTCGATCCGGCGTGGTTCCTGCGCCCAATGCAGATTCGGCTGGTTCCCTATTCCGAATAG
- the tsaD gene encoding tRNA (adenosine(37)-N6)-threonylcarbamoyltransferase complex transferase subunit TsaD: MSNQIILGIESTCDETAAAVVQGKTLLTNVVASSMDEHARYGGVIPEIASRAHAQSFVPVVSKALADANMTIDDVDAIAVSAGPGLAGCLAVGVSGAKALAWSANKPIYGINHVIGHVAVTQLQFGDLPANTMALIVSGGHTSLLHVNDIARDVEVVGTTLDDAAGECFDKVARLLGFPYPGGPYIDRHAQHGDPHAIKVPQGLTQGRAGKEHPYDFSFSGVKTAIARWIEERQGRGQEIPVDDVCASLAGSVAQVLSRKSMRGCEQFDSTTLIVGGGFSANSQLREALVEAGRNHGVDVRIPQIKLCTDNGAMVAMLGSNLVEAGVAPSDMEFPIDSAMPLTKISM, encoded by the coding sequence ATGAGCAACCAAATCATTCTCGGCATCGAATCCACCTGCGACGAAACCGCCGCCGCCGTCGTGCAAGGCAAGACACTGCTGACGAATGTCGTCGCCTCATCCATGGACGAACACGCCCGATACGGTGGCGTCATCCCCGAAATCGCCTCCCGTGCGCACGCACAGTCATTCGTGCCGGTGGTATCGAAAGCGCTCGCCGACGCGAACATGACCATCGACGATGTCGATGCCATCGCCGTCTCGGCAGGCCCCGGTTTGGCAGGGTGCCTTGCGGTCGGCGTCTCGGGGGCGAAGGCATTGGCCTGGTCAGCCAACAAGCCGATCTACGGCATCAACCACGTCATTGGGCATGTGGCCGTCACGCAATTGCAGTTTGGTGATCTCCCTGCCAATACGATGGCGCTCATCGTCTCTGGCGGACACACCTCGCTGTTGCACGTCAACGATATCGCGCGTGATGTCGAGGTGGTGGGGACGACATTGGATGACGCGGCAGGGGAGTGTTTCGACAAAGTGGCCCGACTGCTGGGATTCCCATACCCCGGCGGCCCATACATCGACCGGCATGCCCAGCATGGCGATCCGCATGCCATCAAGGTGCCACAAGGACTCACGCAAGGTCGCGCCGGTAAGGAACACCCTTACGATTTCAGCTTCTCCGGGGTGAAAACAGCCATTGCCCGTTGGATCGAAGAACGGCAGGGGAGAGGGCAGGAGATCCCGGTGGACGACGTATGCGCGTCGCTGGCCGGATCAGTGGCGCAGGTGCTTTCCCGAAAGAGCATGCGAGGATGCGAGCAGTTCGATTCCACCACGTTGATTGTGGGCGGTGGGTTCTCGGCGAACTCGCAGCTCCGGGAGGCGCTTGTGGAGGCTGGGCGCAATCACGGGGTCGACGTGCGCATACCGCAGATCAAACTGTGTACGGACAACGGTGCCATGGTGGCGATGCTTGGTTCGAATTTGGTGGAGGCCGGTGTGGCGCCGTCTGACATGGAATTCCCCATCGACTCTGCGATGCCGCTTACCAAGATCAGCATGTGA
- the holA gene encoding DNA polymerase III subunit delta yields MTAATPCLLIYGGDEYLNEQNARDAVYRLLEEHRDAELARVDARSADAYSFDEAVSPSLLSQRSVVWVEHAEDADPGLLDAIVAYANETNRDPEASVVVMQCAATPKGRSVEALMRRNNIPVDTVPKLDKAKDKLNYVYQQFQSRGRRIDPQAAQQLVNVLGDHVGELAAMIRQLCFDFDDDPMRVNRVNQYLTGNPKVTGFNVADLAMGGKTARAVIALRSALAQGTEPIALIGALALQMRNLAKAAAIRQGDISKTKAAVNEWALRTANGRLGGWTSQGISACMQRLAWADEQCKSRGGDPIYALENTIELIGAKGIQ; encoded by the coding sequence ATGACCGCAGCAACACCATGCCTGCTCATCTACGGCGGCGATGAGTACCTGAACGAACAGAACGCCCGGGATGCCGTGTATCGCCTGCTCGAGGAACATAGGGATGCCGAATTGGCACGCGTCGACGCCCGCAGCGCCGACGCCTACTCCTTCGACGAGGCGGTGAGTCCCTCCCTGCTCTCGCAGAGGTCGGTGGTGTGGGTCGAACATGCGGAGGACGCCGACCCCGGACTGCTCGACGCCATCGTGGCCTACGCCAACGAAACAAATCGGGACCCAGAAGCGTCGGTGGTGGTGATGCAATGCGCCGCAACGCCAAAAGGCCGTTCCGTGGAAGCGCTCATGCGCCGCAACAACATTCCCGTCGACACGGTTCCCAAACTCGACAAGGCCAAGGACAAACTCAACTATGTGTACCAGCAGTTCCAATCGCGTGGCAGGCGCATAGACCCGCAGGCCGCACAGCAACTGGTCAATGTGCTCGGCGACCATGTGGGAGAGCTGGCCGCAATGATCAGGCAGCTATGCTTCGACTTCGATGACGACCCAATGCGAGTGAACCGTGTGAACCAATACCTCACAGGGAACCCGAAAGTCACCGGCTTCAACGTGGCCGACCTCGCCATGGGCGGGAAGACCGCACGTGCAGTGATCGCCCTGAGATCCGCGCTCGCCCAAGGAACGGAACCGATTGCACTCATCGGCGCGCTCGCGTTGCAAATGCGCAACCTCGCCAAAGCCGCGGCCATTCGTCAAGGGGACATCTCGAAAACCAAGGCGGCGGTGAACGAATGGGCGCTGCGAACGGCCAACGGACGTCTGGGAGGGTGGACATCGCAGGGCATCAGCGCCTGCATGCAACGACTCGCCTGGGCGGACGAACAATGCAAGAGCCGCGGAGGCGACCCCATATACGCACTTGAGAACACCATAGAACTCATCGGAGCCAAAGGAATCCAATGA
- the leuS gene encoding leucine--tRNA ligase, translated as MSENDTNAQATSNASATPQYRYTTEMAQRIEKKWQDIWESEGTFWAANVSGELTDGKGSHADGRQSFFAMDMFPYPSGKGLHVGHPLGYLATDVVSRYHRMKGENVLHAMGYDAFGLPAEQYAVQTGQHPRITTEQNIANMRRQLRRMGLSFDDRRSFATIEPGYVRWTQWIFSRIYDAWYDPETRNPSGSMGCARPISTLIEQFRAGARPIDGHEGKAWDELTEVEQSEVLNEYRLAYISKSPVNWCPGLGTVLANEEVTAEGRSERGNFPVFQRELRQWSMRITAYGHRLIEDLDSIDWPEKVKLMQRNWIGESHGASVHFKVPVDGEMADMEIYTTRPDTLFGATFCVVSPEHPMLEHVPQSWPEGVDPAWTGGYATPSEAVSAYRELAEAKTAADRVADNGEKTGLFTGLYAINPITGAKLPVFTADYVLMDYGTGAIMAVPGGDQRDYDFAIKYGLPVIYTVAPLPDSGDDLANYEGTAPFVSHDGIVINSTVDATWARGDALCLDGMRVDDAIAVVTTWLEEAQVGKGATSYRLRDWLFSRQRYWGEPFPIVYDEHEVPHLVPDSMLPINLPDVPDYSPKTFDPEDSQSSPEAPLSRNEDWVKVTLDLGDGPKTYHHDTNTMPNWAGSCWYYMRYLNPHDTEHMVERDEYDYWMGPKHSLAAGQAGGVDLYVGGVEHAVLHLLYSRFWHKILFDLGYVDSFEPFHKLFNQGMIQAYAYTDDRGQYVPAEDVQESEVDGKTVYTYEGEPVNREFGKMGKSLKNIVTPDYMYDHYGADTFRLYEMSMGPLDESRPWNTRNVVGGMRFLQRLWRNVIDENTGEVTVTDDAMDERTLKLLNNTIAEVTGEMEAMRPNTAIAKLIVLNNHLTGMDGVPRAAVEPLVLMVAPIAPHIAEELWNRLGHGESLAHHPWPQADERYVGQDTVTAVVQIKGKVRAKLEVSADIDPDELEKMALEAVAERLGGKPPRKVIVKAPKIVSIVPGE; from the coding sequence ATGAGTGAGAACGATACGAACGCGCAAGCGACATCGAATGCGTCGGCTACGCCACAATACCGCTATACGACGGAAATGGCCCAGCGCATTGAGAAGAAATGGCAGGACATCTGGGAGAGCGAAGGCACGTTCTGGGCCGCGAACGTGAGCGGCGAACTCACTGACGGCAAGGGGAGTCATGCTGATGGCCGTCAGTCCTTCTTCGCCATGGACATGTTCCCCTACCCTTCGGGCAAAGGATTGCATGTCGGCCATCCGTTGGGATATCTGGCCACCGATGTGGTGAGCCGATACCATCGCATGAAAGGCGAGAACGTCCTGCACGCCATGGGCTATGACGCATTCGGGCTTCCCGCCGAACAGTATGCCGTGCAGACGGGCCAGCATCCACGCATCACGACCGAACAGAACATCGCGAATATGCGGCGACAGTTACGCCGCATGGGGCTGAGCTTCGACGACCGCCGCTCTTTCGCCACGATCGAACCGGGATACGTGCGTTGGACCCAATGGATCTTCTCACGCATCTACGATGCCTGGTACGATCCGGAGACGAGGAATCCGAGTGGGTCCATGGGGTGCGCGCGCCCGATTTCCACGCTGATCGAACAATTCCGCGCCGGTGCGCGTCCGATCGATGGGCATGAGGGCAAGGCCTGGGATGAGCTCACCGAGGTGGAGCAGTCCGAGGTGCTCAATGAGTACCGTCTCGCCTACATCTCCAAATCGCCTGTCAATTGGTGCCCCGGGCTTGGCACGGTGCTCGCCAATGAGGAGGTCACGGCGGAGGGGCGTTCCGAACGTGGCAATTTCCCGGTGTTCCAGCGTGAGCTGCGTCAGTGGTCGATGCGCATCACCGCATACGGGCATCGTCTCATAGAGGATCTCGATTCCATCGACTGGCCTGAGAAGGTCAAGCTCATGCAGCGCAACTGGATCGGGGAGTCGCATGGCGCCTCCGTGCATTTCAAGGTGCCGGTCGACGGTGAGATGGCAGATATGGAGATCTACACCACGCGGCCTGACACGTTGTTCGGTGCCACGTTCTGTGTGGTTTCTCCTGAACATCCGATGCTGGAGCATGTGCCCCAATCCTGGCCGGAAGGCGTGGATCCGGCATGGACGGGTGGCTATGCCACGCCGAGCGAGGCCGTGTCCGCATACCGTGAGCTTGCCGAGGCAAAGACCGCGGCCGACCGTGTGGCCGACAACGGTGAGAAGACGGGTCTGTTCACTGGCCTGTACGCGATCAACCCGATCACCGGTGCCAAGCTGCCGGTGTTCACGGCCGATTATGTGCTCATGGACTATGGCACCGGTGCCATCATGGCCGTTCCGGGTGGTGACCAGCGAGATTACGATTTTGCCATCAAGTACGGCCTTCCGGTGATCTACACGGTTGCGCCGCTTCCTGATTCCGGTGACGATCTGGCCAATTATGAGGGTACCGCCCCGTTCGTTTCGCATGACGGCATCGTCATCAATTCCACCGTCGATGCGACGTGGGCCCGTGGCGACGCGCTCTGCCTTGACGGCATGCGTGTGGATGATGCGATTGCTGTCGTCACCACGTGGCTCGAGGAGGCCCAAGTGGGCAAGGGAGCCACGAGCTACCGTCTGCGCGACTGGCTCTTCAGTCGCCAGCGGTATTGGGGTGAGCCGTTCCCGATCGTCTACGATGAGCATGAGGTGCCCCATCTGGTGCCCGACAGCATGCTGCCCATCAATCTGCCTGACGTCCCGGATTACAGCCCCAAGACCTTCGACCCGGAGGATTCCCAGTCGAGTCCGGAGGCTCCGTTGAGCCGCAACGAGGATTGGGTGAAGGTCACGCTCGATCTCGGCGATGGTCCGAAGACCTATCATCATGACACGAACACGATGCCGAATTGGGCGGGTTCCTGCTGGTACTACATGCGTTACCTCAATCCCCATGACACCGAGCACATGGTGGAGCGCGACGAATACGACTATTGGATGGGTCCGAAGCACTCCCTGGCGGCGGGGCAGGCCGGAGGCGTCGATCTGTATGTGGGCGGTGTGGAGCACGCGGTGCTGCATCTGCTCTATTCACGGTTCTGGCATAAGATCCTGTTCGACCTAGGGTACGTGGATTCGTTCGAACCGTTCCACAAGCTGTTCAACCAAGGCATGATCCAGGCGTATGCCTACACCGATGACCGCGGTCAGTATGTGCCGGCCGAGGACGTTCAGGAGAGCGAAGTGGACGGCAAGACCGTGTACACCTACGAAGGCGAACCGGTCAACCGTGAGTTCGGCAAGATGGGCAAGAGCCTCAAGAACATCGTGACCCCGGACTACATGTACGACCATTACGGCGCAGACACGTTCCGTCTCTATGAGATGAGCATGGGGCCACTTGACGAGTCACGTCCTTGGAACACCCGCAATGTGGTGGGCGGCATGCGATTCCTGCAGCGTTTGTGGCGCAATGTGATCGATGAGAACACCGGCGAGGTCACGGTGACCGACGACGCGATGGATGAACGTACGTTGAAACTGCTCAACAATACGATCGCCGAGGTGACCGGTGAGATGGAGGCCATGCGTCCGAACACCGCCATCGCCAAACTTATCGTGCTCAACAATCACCTGACCGGCATGGACGGCGTGCCTCGCGCCGCCGTGGAGCCGCTGGTGCTCATGGTGGCTCCGATCGCACCGCATATAGCCGAGGAGCTGTGGAACCGGCTCGGCCATGGCGAGTCGTTGGCCCACCATCCATGGCCACAGGCCGACGAGCGTTATGTCGGACAGGACACCGTCACCGCCGTGGTGCAGATCAAGGGCAAGGTGCGGGCCAAACTCGAGGTGAGTGCCGACATCGATCCGGATGAACTGGAGAAGATGGCCTTGGAGGCTGTGGCTGAGCGTCTTGGAGGCAAGCCGCCGCGCAAGGTGATCGTCAAGGCCCCGAAGATCGTTTCGATCGTCCCGGGCGAATGA
- the tsaE gene encoding tRNA (adenosine(37)-N6)-threonylcarbamoyltransferase complex ATPase subunit type 1 TsaE — MNTIHHMREPNPSPAPRQPDSTITLQVPTAQAMHELGERLARSLHGGEVILLSGPLGAGKTTLAQGLGKGLGIQEPIVSPTFTIARELDGTFADGTPAHLIHVDAYRLGSNDYAPGQAQTDLLLDELESLGLDEELEEPGTHTIILMEWGEQMAAALADERLEIRIQRPTDHVSAPIGRNEPTADGERIVTITPVGTRFALAEPADAQA; from the coding sequence ATGAACACCATCCACCATATGCGCGAGCCCAACCCGTCGCCCGCACCACGACAACCTGACAGCACGATCACCTTGCAAGTGCCGACCGCACAGGCCATGCACGAGCTGGGCGAGCGACTCGCCCGCAGCCTGCACGGTGGTGAGGTGATCCTGCTTTCCGGGCCCCTCGGCGCAGGCAAGACCACATTGGCGCAAGGATTGGGGAAAGGCCTGGGCATTCAAGAACCCATCGTCTCACCGACCTTCACCATCGCCAGGGAACTCGACGGCACCTTCGCTGACGGCACGCCCGCACATCTGATCCACGTGGATGCCTACCGGCTTGGATCCAATGACTACGCCCCAGGTCAGGCACAGACCGACCTGCTCCTCGACGAACTCGAATCCCTCGGCCTCGACGAGGAACTCGAAGAACCCGGCACACACACCATCATCCTCATGGAATGGGGCGAACAAATGGCAGCTGCGCTCGCCGACGAACGCTTGGAGATCCGCATCCAAAGACCCACCGACCATGTGTCTGCCCCCATAGGCCGGAACGAACCCACCGCAGATGGTGAACGCATCGTCACCATCACCCCAGTGGGAACACGATTCGCCCTGGCGGAACCAGCCGACGCCCAAGCCTGA